The Gemmatimonadota bacterium genomic interval ACATGGAAGTGGAGCATGGTTCCGCACCGATGATCTGGCACCCGGTCGCATGCTGCACCACCTCACCTTGGATGACGGGAGCCTTCGCTTCGGGGAGCCCCCGCCCACGACACCCGAACCCATCCTCGCCATCGAGCCCGGTCCATTGACAGATGTCGTGGACATCCAAACCTCCACAGGGACCTTTTACGCCGCCGGGCTCGCGACCCACAACTGTTATGCCCGCCCCACTCACGAATACCTCGGCTTCTCCGCCGGCCTCGACTTCGAATCCCGCATCCTCGTAAAGGAAGAGGCTCCGGCGCTCCTCGAACGTGAGCTCGCCCGGCCCAAGTGGGTGCCGGTCCCGATCGTGATGAGCGGAGTCACCGACCCGTACCAGCCGATCGAGCGAAAGCTCGAGATCACGCGGAAGTGCATCGAGATCCTCGCGCGCACGCTTCATCCCGTGGCCATCATCACGAAGAGCCGGCTCGTCGAACGCGACGCCGACCTCCTGGCCCGACTCGCAGAAGTCGGCGCCGCATGCGTGACGCTCTCCATCACGACGCTCGACCGAAGGCTTCAGCGCGCCCTGGAACCACGCGCGTCCCCGCCCGAGCACCGCCTCGAAGCGATCCGAGCCCTTTCGGCGGCGGGAATCCCGGTTGCGGTGAACGTCGCCCCCATCATTCCGGGGCTCACGGACCATGAGATCCCGGAAATCCTCGGCGCGGCAGCCGAAGCGGGCGCCGTCGGGGCCGGTTACACCGTGCTCCGCCTCCCCGGAGCCGTCCGCCCGATCTTCCTCAAATGGATGGAAGAGCACATCCCCGACCGGGCTGGAAAAGTCCGCTCGCGTCTCCTGAGTCTCCGGGGCGGTGTCCTCTACAACTCCGAATTCGGAAAGAGAATGCGGGGCGAGGGACCCTTCGCAGAGCAAATCCGGACGATGTTCGATGTGGCGCGTCGGCGAGCCGGCCTCGACCGTCCATCGGTCGAGCTCTCGACCGCGCACTTCCGTAGGCCGGAAGCCCTGAGGATTCAGGGCCAAACCGACGAGCAGCTCTCCCTTCTCTAGAAGGCTTCGAGGCCCGCCCGCCTGGTCCATCCGACGTCTTCTCCGAACGCCCGATTCCCCTATACTCCCAAGAATGTCTCCCGCCAGCGCCTCCGCGCGCCCTGCTGCCAGGCCGTCCGAAGCCGGGCAGACGATGATCTACCTCCGAGCGACGATCGTCGTCACGCTCGGCATGATCGGGGGCGCCCTCCTCGAGTGGGTACCCTCCGAGCCTTCGCCCTGGCGCTGGTTTCCCCTGGGGGTCGCCTACCTCGTGGGCGGAGCGCCCATCGTCCGCGACACGCTCCGGACGCTCCGCGAAGGAAAACTTTCGGTCGACTTCCTGATGGGAACGGCTGCGATCGGGGCGGCGGCGGTCGGACAGCCCCTCGAGGGGGCGATCCTGATCTTCCTCTTTTCTTTGTCCAATACGCTCGAAGCCTTCGCATTGGGGCGGACCCGCCGCGAGATCGAGGCGCTCATGGATCTCCATCCCGAGAACGCGACCCTCGTGGACGACGAGGGGCGGGAGATCGGCAAGGTCGCCGCGGCCGAATTGAAGCCGGGCCAGGCGATCCTCGTCCGTCCAGGGGAGCGCATCGCGTGCGATGGGAAAGTGCGCGACGGGAGGAGCGAGGTGGATCAGTCGGCGATCACGGGGGAATCCGTGCCGGTCTCCCGCTCCCAGGGAGACGAGGTCTTCGCCGGAACGATCAACGAAAGCGGGGTCCTCACCGTGGAGGTGACGCGCCTCGCGGGGCAAACGATGCTCGCGCGGATCGTGCGAATGGTGGCGGAGGCGCGGGAGGAGCGCGTGCCGGCGCAGGAGTTTATCGACCGCTTCGCGCATCCCTATACGATTTTCGTCCTCGTGGGGAGTGCGGCGACCGCCCTCGTCGCCTGGGGGATCTTCGACATGACGCCCGGCGACGCCGTTTACCGGGCGATGAGCTTCCTCGTCGTCGCGAGTCCATGCGCCCTCGTGATCTCGACACCGGCGGCCGTGCTCTCCGCGATCGCGAACGGCGCGCGCCACGGGATCCTCTTCAAGGGAGGAGGGATCCTCGACCGCGCGGGGACGCTGGATGCACTCGCATTCGACAAGACGGGGACGCTGACCGTGGGCGAGCCGCGCCTCCTTTCGATCGAAAGCGCCGATCTGGAGGACGGGAAGGTGCTTGAGCTCGCCGCGGCGATCGAAGCGGCGTCCGAACACCACCTGGCGCGAGCGGTTCTCCGCGCCGCCAGGGAAGCCGGCGTCAAGCCGGCCCGGGTCGAGGATTTTCGGGCCATTCCGGGCGAGGGAGTCGAAGGTCGGATCGGAGACCGGTGGGGATGGGTCGGGAATGACGGGATGGCCCGCCGCCGGTCGGCCGCCGTCCCGGAGCGGCTCGATCGTTGGCGCGGCGCACAGAGTGAGCTCGGTCGCTCGGTCGTCCTCCTTGGAGAGGGGAATCGCACGGTCGCCGCCATGGCATTCGGAGACGAGCTTCGCCCCGGCGCGAAGGAGACGATCCGCGTGCTGAAAGAAGAGTGCGGGATTCGTTGGATCACGATCCTCTCCGGCGACCACCCGCCCGCGGTGAAGGCGATCGCCGCGGACCTCGGCGCGGACGAGGTGCGCGCCGGGCTTCTCCCCGATCAGAAGGTCGAGGCCCTGCGCGAGCTGGCGAAGCGCTCTCGCGGGGTGGCGATGGTGGGAGACGGAGTGAACGACGCCCCGGCGATGGCGGCAGCGTCCGTTGGAATCGCGATGGGCGCCGTGGGGACGGACGTCGCGATCGAGACGGCCGACGTCGTCCTCATGAGCGATGAGCTCATGAAGGTCCCTTACCTGGTGAGGCTCGGGCAGCGGTCCCGCCGCGTCGTACGCCAGAACGTCTGGTTCAGCGTTGGATGGATGGGCTTCCTGGTGGTGACGGCCTCGACTGTGGGGATTCCCCTCCCGATCGCGGTGGTCGCGCACGAGGGGAGCACACTTCTCGTGGTGCTGAACGGGCTTCGGTTACTGCGGGGACGGTCGGGAGGCTAGCGTCGCGGGACGAGGCGGTTCGCGTCGCTCCATTCGGAGGCTTCGCTCACACCCCTTCAGATATGGTCCCGCCCTGCCGCCGAACGCATTTCTTACAGGATAAATGCGGCAAGCGCGTCACCCCCAGCTCCAAGCCTCCA includes:
- a CDS encoding cation-translocating P-type ATPase, which encodes MIYLRATIVVTLGMIGGALLEWVPSEPSPWRWFPLGVAYLVGGAPIVRDTLRTLREGKLSVDFLMGTAAIGAAAVGQPLEGAILIFLFSLSNTLEAFALGRTRREIEALMDLHPENATLVDDEGREIGKVAAAELKPGQAILVRPGERIACDGKVRDGRSEVDQSAITGESVPVSRSQGDEVFAGTINESGVLTVEVTRLAGQTMLARIVRMVAEAREERVPAQEFIDRFAHPYTIFVLVGSAATALVAWGIFDMTPGDAVYRAMSFLVVASPCALVISTPAAVLSAIANGARHGILFKGGGILDRAGTLDALAFDKTGTLTVGEPRLLSIESADLEDGKVLELAAAIEAASEHHLARAVLRAAREAGVKPARVEDFRAIPGEGVEGRIGDRWGWVGNDGMARRRSAAVPERLDRWRGAQSELGRSVVLLGEGNRTVAAMAFGDELRPGAKETIRVLKEECGIRWITILSGDHPPAVKAIAADLGADEVRAGLLPDQKVEALRELAKRSRGVAMVGDGVNDAPAMAAASVGIAMGAVGTDVAIETADVVLMSDELMKVPYLVRLGQRSRRVVRQNVWFSVGWMGFLVVTASTVGIPLPIAVVAHEGSTLLVVLNGLRLLRGRSGG
- a CDS encoding PA0069 family radical SAM protein, giving the protein MLHHLTLDDGSLRFGEPPPTTPEPILAIEPGPLTDVVDIQTSTGTFYAAGLATHNCYARPTHEYLGFSAGLDFESRILVKEEAPALLERELARPKWVPVPIVMSGVTDPYQPIERKLEITRKCIEILARTLHPVAIITKSRLVERDADLLARLAEVGAACVTLSITTLDRRLQRALEPRASPPEHRLEAIRALSAAGIPVAVNVAPIIPGLTDHEIPEILGAAAEAGAVGAGYTVLRLPGAVRPIFLKWMEEHIPDRAGKVRSRLLSLRGGVLYNSEFGKRMRGEGPFAEQIRTMFDVARRRAGLDRPSVELSTAHFRRPEALRIQGQTDEQLSLL